AGGAGCTATAATTTGCATTACTTGGCCAAATAGTTCCGTTGAAttgtccttcttttttttaccaacaTGGCAGATGCTCTGACTTTTCATTGAGCGCGCCtgaggaaaaagaaataatTACACAGAAGAAAGCCAAAACAAGAGCGAGCAGTTCGGCTATACAAGAACCTCTAGCCTAACGCCTCCAGGTCGATCCAGACATAAATCTACCCCTTCTCTCTTTTCAGATATGCCAAGCCACATAAGCCCCTAGGACGGTTTGCTTTCTGCAAACAccatcttgttttctttcagaGATACTCGACACCAGTCTTTCACTGTTCGGGCCTGACGAGCACATCGCGCCACTTCTGGGTTAGTCACCGTAAACCATTGCCAAACTTCCTTCGTGAATGGGCAAATGCAAGagtatttcttttcctttcaatTCTTGTGAAAAAAATGGAGTAATAAGCTTTGTTACAGACACTGTTATTTTATtccttcttcatcatcaaATGAAATGCAGCCAAGCTGCTTTTCTGTCaaatcaaaaaaatataaacatgTGGCGCTGCCTaaatattttagttttttttttttgagaatgcCTAAATATTTTAGCAGGCCAGGTCCGgctgcggcactagtctgccCCCGGCTAGATGGGCCGTGGGCTGCTGCCCTTGGTCCGTTGCTGTCCAATGAACGTGCGATTCAGCTCAACAGAAACCTGATtcttctgaaagaaaaaaaggataaaaaaaCGGAAAGCAGGGAACTAATCTTCGAATCCTGATTCCTGAATAGTGAATACAGAATTACAGACCACGTGCACTGGCTATAGCTACGTACCAGCAAGCTGCTGATCGAGAGTCTGCTTGTTTTCCTACTCCAGTACCCATGTCACTGCAATGGGGCTCCTcaccgtgcgccgccgcccttgccCTCCACTCACCTGCTTCCAAACCAGATACCCATCCGCGCTATCCTTCCCCATCCTCAGCGCCTCAACCAACACACGGAAACTCTTCTTCTCGCCAAACTCCGCGAACACCAACGTCGTAGGCGTTACCCTGACCTTGACCCCGGCCGGTGCAGCGACTTCAACGGCGTACGTCGAGTTAGGCGCTCCGACATTGGTCACCGTCCTCCGTAGCTCCTTCCTCGAGCCGCCGCCCGCGTCCTTAAACGCCACGGAAATCGACGGGTAGTTGAGCGTGAACCCCTCGTTCTCCCGCAGCAGATCACTGCAGTTGACGCCCCCAGCGTGCGTGACCTTGAACACCTCCTTCTCCGTGTACCCGAGCGTGCAGAGGTGCGTCACGTAGTCCCCCGGCTCCACGTCGTACACCAAGCCCGGGTCGACCGCGCGCGCCGGGCTCACGTGCCCGGCGCCCATGGCGAACGCGTCGGCCGGCAACGGCATGCCGTCCCCGAAGGCGCCATCGTCCGCGATCGGCTTGCCACGCCGATCGGTGGCGTCTGCCGTGGTCATGATGGCCGAGCGCACCATGGCGGGGCTCCACGACGGGTGCGCCGACCTGACGAGCGCCGCGACGCCGCTCACGTGCGGGCACGCCATGGACGTCCCCGACAGCACCGTGAAGTTCGACCGCCTGGGGTCTCTGTCTCCGTCCAGCCCCGACGGGCCGACGCTGCCGGTCCATGCCGCGATGATGTTCACCCCGGGAGCCACCACGTCGGGCTTCAGCACGGACGGGTTCGTCGTGCTCGGCCCGCGCGACGAGAAGAGCGCCACGGCCggcgcccgcgcgcgcccgatCCGCGTGCCGCCGAACACGAGCCTCGCTGTTGCCCGGGGCGTCGAGCTGATGTAGCTCTTGAGCTCCATGGCTTCTTTGTAACCTACGAGCGTGGCAGGCAGGACGTGCACGTCCACTGAGTCCTCCTGCTGGTTGATCTCGGTGTTGGCCAGCACCatggccgcgcccccggctTCTCGCACCGCCTCGCCTTTGTCCGCCCGGCCCGTTATCCCCCGGTCGCACACGACCATCTTCCCGGAGACCTCGGCGGACGACAGGGCGCCCTTCATGCAGTacatcgcttcccgggacccacCGGCGGCGTacaccagctcgagctcctgCTCCTTGTTCCCGCCATTTTTCGAATGCAGTTTCCCCGGGTACATGGACTCGCCGTACAGGACCCGGCCGTCGCCGAGCCGGACGTAGGCCGGGAAGCGGCGGTCCATCGTGGACGCGCCCACGGTGAGCACCCACGGCGCCTCGTTCGCCACCGTGCCCGGCTCCGGCCCGTTGTTCCCGGCCGCGCACACGACGGACACACCGCGCGCCGTGGCGCGGAAGCTGCCGATGGCGATGCTGTCCTCGAAGAGCGGGATCGGGAAGCCGCCCAGGGAGAGGGACAGCACGTCCACCCCGTCGCGCACCGCGTCGTCCATGCCGGCCAGGATGTCGGAGCTGAAGCACCCGCTGAACCAGCACACCTTGTATGCCGCCACGTGCGCGCCGGGCGCCACGCCACGCGCCGTTCctccgtcttcttcttctccggtgccggcgccgaggacggtgGCGCCGGCCACGGCAGAGCCCGCGGCAGTCGACGCCGTGTGCGTGCCGTGCCCGTGCGCGTCCCGTGGCGACGCGTACTCCCGGGCCGTGTCCGTCGGGTGGTTGGCGGCGCGGTGGCCCTTGGAGTAGAACCTTGCGCCCACGAGCTTCCGGTTGCAGTTGCTGGCCTCGAAGTGCTCCCCTGCCTCGCACGCGCCGCGCCACCGGTCGGGAACCGGCGGCATGCCGCGGTCGTCGAAGCTCGGGCTCTCGGGCCACACGCCGGTGTCGAGCACCCCGATGATGGTGCCCCGGCCGTAGCCCGTGCGCGCCCACGCGCCCGTCGGGCACAGGTTGAGCCCCAGGAACTTCGGGGAGTAGGTCGTGTGCAGCTCGACCCGGCGGTCCTCTCGCACGGACGCGACGCCGGGGTGCGCGCGCAGTGACGCCGCTTCGGTGACCGTGAGCTGCGCCGCGAAGCCATCGAACACGGTGTGGTAAGAGTACAGCAGCCGCGACGACGACAAGGGCTGCTGTGCATTCTTCTGTTGTTCGACCCGTGGCACGGATGATGGTTTCTCGAGGAAGGAGAGGTGCCAGTCGTGCTTgctggaggcggcgagcgATGCCTCGgcctcgctgccgccggcagCTTCCCGCGGATGTAGCTGGATAATGTAGCTCCACAGAGCCTCCTCCTGGTCTGGCACTGCTGCAGCATCGCCATGAACCGGATCAAACGACCTCgacaagaggaggaggaagaagaagaaggacgtGTGGAAGGCGAGGAAACCCATGGATCGTGTCCGGAATCTCGATGGCTAGCTGCTTCGATTTGCAATATGGTGgtagttcagacttcagactTGGGGAATGGTATTTGAAGCGGCCGGGCGCAGGGGAGCGGGAGGAGGCACGGCACGGCCGGCGAGAGAATTTGAGGCGGAGAGGGAGGTCTCGTGAGGGCCGAGGAGATCTACTGCCCGGCCTCTCTAGCTCGCCGTCCGTCACACGGGACGGgcgccggagggagtaaattgCCACGGCCATTCGTTCCTCTCGTCGCAAGCTCCTGAGCTTTGCTCTGAGTTCCTTAATTACAGCATGCAAGCACACGGGTaaagagagggaggaaggagcGTCTAGTACTCCGTAATTGCTCAGCATGCAAAACGGCCGGGCAGACCATAGACTGAAATCCTCCCGCGGCCATGTCCGTGTCTGCAcgaagcgccgccgcccgaatCTTCATTAAATGGGGTTCCACGGTCATGTGGAAGGGACGTGCCTCCAAGCGCGCAGGGGCTCCCTGCATTCAAGTAAACACCATTGTCGCGCGTGCTGCTCACAAGTGACAAACACCATGGCATGATGACTGCCAtgtctcttctttctcctacGGTGTGACGGGTCTGTGTTTCGAAcctcatgagtcatgacatGATCGACCGTCTGCACCCGTGCGGCCATGCGGGGGTGTCTTGATTATGTAGTACTCCTAAAGGGAGATTTGTAAACTGTTCTCGTAGTTTTAGAGAGTATACTTCGTATTTTAAACCAAAGTGGAACCAAAGGGGTAAAGTGgacttatgttttttttaaacaacgatctatctttatttatttaacgAATAAAGTACATTTGATCGAAAAACTAAAACGACAACAAAGATTTCGGATAAAACGAAAGTTAcatcaaaaaaatttgaagcCAACTTCTCTAACTGCGTCTTTTGCATCGTTATGTTTCTCCAAATATCTAGTGACGAAACAGTAAAAGACCAAACCTCCATAAACTGAACTAACCTTGTAGGTTTTACTGAGCCGCATGAGCCGCCCACCCCAGCGGTGAGAACCTAAGATCGTTGGACGCGCGGTGACCGTGGACATACCCCTCGCAAGACAGGTTGTCAAACCATTGAATCATCACCGAACCGATGAGAAAGAAGACCAAAACCATAAAATTACGAACCGTGAGATCCACAAACTCCATGGAGCAGACCATGATAGCCACGCCAGAAACGGGAATGGAGCCGGAAGACCCAAAATCTGAGCGTCGTCGCCTCCACCGTCAGGATGCCGTCGTCAAGGATACACAAAACCTTATAAAGAAGGTATTAAGATGATGTCAGATGTTGATTCCTGGTTCCCCTCACCTCCTATGACCAATAGACTACCGGAGACGAGGGGAAACGACGAAGGCGGCACCGGTGGTTTTTCTCCtcgttttttttaggaaaagaaACCGCCACTTTATTGATTAATGACAGGAGGGATACAAAAGTTTCACGAACTCAATCCGAGAGGAACTAAGTGGACTTAATGTAAAATGAACAACAAACAGTGGAGGTTTGCAGGGTAGCCCAGGGGCCAAATTCAACACGGTTGGCTTCTTGCAGATAGTGCCCAGGGGCCACCAAGGCCACCGATGACCCGGCCCCAAGCTTTCCGGTCCAGCCGAACGAATCGATCAGCTCGTCTCGGCCCAACCCACAACGGCAAGCCAAGCCAGGAATCTCGATTCTCGAAACCCTCGCGAACGCGAACGACCTCGAAGGCTCGAAACCAGGCGGCGCGCCGAGCATCCCGCGCCCCGTCTCGTCGTCGCAGCCTCCGGCCAACTTCGACGAGCCTAACGCTCGACGCCGTCTCCATGGCCACCGGCGAGCAGCATACCACAGCGCagatctcttcctcctcctccaattcTTCCGGGAGGCCCGTTACTCCGTTCTGGAAAGGTTCACGGCGGGCGAGCTCAAACTACCCTCCTTTTCCTATCTGTGCTGTTCCGCGGTTGTTATAGCTTGGTTTTCGATGCAGAGAAGTACGAGCGGGACGCGCGGAGGTACTGGGACATCTTCTACAAGCGCCACGAGGACAAGGTTTGGGATTCTAGCTCCACCTTTCCCCACTTGACTCGAAGTGGCTTTCCTAAGCGTGAAGTGAAGTGGTTGGATTTGGAAGGGAGTTCGTGTTGCAACCACACTGTTTCGCTACTGAATGGGCTTAGGGGGATCCTCTCAGTTACACTAGGCTTCTTGCAGATAGTGCACAGTTTATACTACCAAGGAATGTAAAACATAACTCTGACAGAAATGTAAACCATTGCAGCGTGATTCCTTGTAGCTATGATGTGTTTAGCAATCGTTTATCAAATACTAAAGTTTGCTTTCCTCGTACACAAAATGCCGTCGTCGTTGAAATCTACCCTTTGTTAATAGCTGTGGTATACTAGAACTCttaatggtactccctccgttcttaaaTAGGAATGTTGCCATAGCTCTTACTGATGACATTACATCGAAAAATCCAGTGAATTTTTTGACTCTTGACCATACATGCAGTTTCCATTCATTATAAGCTTATGTTGCAAGTAATTGTGATATTCAAATTGTCTCCTTGTTTAGATTTGTTCTTCTCATGCATTTGATTTGTTCCCTTCTATTTGTATAGTTCTTCAAGGATCGACACTACTTGGATAAAGAATGGGGGAAATACTTCGAAGTCCAAGATGGGGCTAATATGGTGGTTTTGGAGGTATGATGGTGTTTATCTGAATCTATATTGCAAATCAGATGACCGCATATCTGCATCTAGCTTATGTACTTGCTTCCATAATATGAGCATGACTAGTGTAAAGTTCCACGCAGGTTGGTTGCGGAGCTGGAAATACAATATTTCCATTGCTGTCTACATATCCAGATATATTTGTTCACGCCTGTGATTTTTCTTCACG
This is a stretch of genomic DNA from Brachypodium distachyon strain Bd21 chromosome 1, Brachypodium_distachyon_v3.0, whole genome shotgun sequence. It encodes these proteins:
- the LOC104582435 gene encoding subtilisin-like protease SBT1.2, whose product is MGFLAFHTSFFFFLLLLSRSFDPVHGDAAAVPDQEEALWSYIIQLHPREAAGGSEAEASLAASSKHDWHLSFLEKPSSVPRVEQQKNAQQPLSSSRLLYSYHTVFDGFAAQLTVTEAASLRAHPGVASVREDRRVELHTTYSPKFLGLNLCPTGAWARTGYGRGTIIGVLDTGVWPESPSFDDRGMPPVPDRWRGACEAGEHFEASNCNRKLVGARFYSKGHRAANHPTDTAREYASPRDAHGHGTHTASTAAGSAVAGATVLGAGTGEEEDGGTARGVAPGAHVAAYKVCWFSGCFSSDILAGMDDAVRDGVDVLSLSLGGFPIPLFEDSIAIGSFRATARGVSVVCAAGNNGPEPGTVANEAPWVLTVGASTMDRRFPAYVRLGDGRVLYGESMYPGKLHSKNGGNKEQELELVYAAGGSREAMYCMKGALSSAEVSGKMVVCDRGITGRADKGEAVREAGGAAMVLANTEINQQEDSVDVHVLPATLVGYKEAMELKSYISSTPRATARLVFGGTRIGRARAPAVALFSSRGPSTTNPSVLKPDVVAPGVNIIAAWTGSVGPSGLDGDRDPRRSNFTVLSGTSMACPHVSGVAALVRSAHPSWSPAMVRSAIMTTADATDRRGKPIADDGAFGDGMPLPADAFAMGAGHVSPARAVDPGLVYDVEPGDYVTHLCTLGYTEKEVFKVTHAGGVNCSDLLRENEGFTLNYPSISVAFKDAGGGSRKELRRTVTNVGAPNSTYAVEVAAPAGVKVRVTPTTLVFAEFGEKKSFRVLVEALRMGKDSADGYLVWKQVSGGQGRRRTVRSPIAVTWVLE